The Acinetobacter defluvii genome includes a region encoding these proteins:
- the trxB gene encoding thioredoxin-disulfide reductase yields the protein MSARHSRLIILGSGPAGYSAAVYAARANLKPTLIAGMQLGGQLTTTTEVDNWPGDPEGLTGPALMERMQAHAERFGTEILYDHINEVDLKVRPFVLKGDMEEYTCDALIIATGATAQYLGLESEQAFMGQGVSACATCDGFFYKNQNVMVVGGGNTAVEEALYLSNIASHVTLVHRRDKLRSEKILQDHLFEKEKEGKISIIWNHAVEEVLGDDASGVTSVRLKSTQDNSTQEVAVTGLFVAIGHKPNTAMFDGQLELRNGYIQVHSGTAGNATATSVAGVFAAGDVADDVYRQAITSAGSGCMAALDADRYLDSLEK from the coding sequence ATGAGCGCTCGTCACTCACGTTTAATTATTTTAGGTTCTGGTCCTGCGGGTTATAGTGCTGCTGTTTATGCTGCTCGTGCTAATTTAAAACCCACGTTAATTGCGGGTATGCAATTGGGTGGTCAACTCACCACAACCACTGAAGTAGATAATTGGCCAGGCGATCCAGAAGGTTTAACAGGTCCTGCCTTAATGGAGCGTATGCAAGCCCATGCTGAACGTTTTGGTACAGAGATTTTATATGACCATATTAATGAAGTGGATTTAAAAGTTCGCCCATTCGTCCTAAAAGGCGATATGGAAGAATACACCTGTGATGCTTTAATTATTGCAACAGGTGCAACAGCACAGTATTTAGGTTTAGAGTCTGAACAAGCTTTTATGGGACAAGGCGTCAGTGCATGTGCAACCTGTGATGGTTTCTTCTACAAAAACCAAAATGTCATGGTGGTCGGTGGTGGTAATACTGCTGTTGAAGAAGCATTATATTTATCAAATATTGCATCTCATGTTACTTTGGTGCATCGTCGCGACAAATTGCGTTCTGAAAAAATTCTACAAGACCATCTGTTTGAAAAAGAAAAAGAAGGTAAAATTAGCATCATTTGGAATCATGCCGTTGAAGAAGTATTGGGCGATGACGCTTCTGGAGTAACGTCTGTACGCTTAAAATCAACCCAAGACAATTCTACTCAAGAAGTGGCTGTCACAGGTTTATTCGTAGCCATTGGTCATAAACCAAACACAGCCATGTTTGACGGTCAGCTTGAACTTCGCAATGGTTATATCCAAGTACACAGTGGTACAGCAGGCAATGCAACAGCAACCTCTGTAGCAGGTGTATTTGCTGCAGGTGATGTAGCAGATGATGTATATCGTCAAGCGATTACATCTGCAGGTTCTGGCTGTATGGCAGCATTGGATGCAGATCGTTATTTAGACAGTTTAGAAAAGTAA
- the minE gene encoding cell division topological specificity factor MinE codes for MAGFWSKLFSGDEKPSSAQTAKDRLKVIVASEQGLGKRLSQDKIDQMKKEIMQVVNRYVRGVDEQHIQMSVRSEANIEMLEMNINLPEER; via the coding sequence ATGGCAGGATTTTGGAGTAAGTTATTTAGTGGTGATGAAAAGCCTTCGAGTGCACAAACTGCTAAAGATCGTTTAAAAGTCATTGTTGCATCTGAACAAGGTTTAGGCAAACGTTTGAGTCAAGATAAAATTGACCAAATGAAAAAAGAAATCATGCAGGTGGTTAACCGTTATGTGCGTGGTGTTGATGAACAACACATTCAAATGTCTGTTCGTTCAGAAGCAAATATTGAAATGTTAGAAATGAATATCAATTTACCTGAAGAACGTTAA
- the minD gene encoding septum site-determining protein MinD, translating into MAKIVVVTSGKGGVGKTTTSASFATGLALRGHKTVVIDFDVGLRNLDLIMGCERRVVYDFVNVLNNEARLQQALIRDKDIENLYILPASQTRDKDALTDEGVARVMDELSQEFDYIICDSPAGIERGAILAMYHADEAIIVTNPEISSVRDSDRIIGMLDSKTKKIENNEGRVRKHLCITRFNPERADKQEMLTIDDISKDILRIPTLGVIPECPSVLQASNEGKPVILYTDASAGQAYDDLVARFLGEERPYRHITVKPKGWLARLFGA; encoded by the coding sequence GTGGCCAAAATTGTTGTCGTTACATCAGGCAAAGGTGGCGTAGGTAAAACTACAACAAGTGCATCTTTTGCAACAGGACTAGCCCTTCGTGGTCATAAAACTGTTGTGATAGATTTTGATGTCGGTCTACGAAACTTAGACTTGATCATGGGTTGTGAGCGTCGTGTCGTTTATGATTTCGTGAATGTTTTAAATAATGAAGCACGTCTGCAACAGGCTTTAATTCGTGATAAAGATATTGAAAATCTTTATATTTTACCTGCTTCACAAACCCGTGATAAAGATGCTTTAACCGATGAAGGTGTAGCACGTGTCATGGATGAGCTTTCACAAGAGTTTGATTATATTATTTGTGACTCACCTGCAGGGATCGAACGTGGTGCGATTTTAGCAATGTACCATGCTGACGAAGCAATTATTGTCACCAATCCTGAGATTTCTTCAGTTCGAGATTCTGACCGTATCATCGGTATGCTTGATAGTAAAACGAAGAAAATCGAAAACAATGAAGGACGTGTTCGCAAGCACTTATGTATCACGCGTTTTAACCCAGAACGTGCTGATAAACAAGAAATGCTGACCATTGACGATATTTCTAAAGACATTTTACGCATTCCGACTTTAGGTGTGATTCCCGAGTGCCCAAGCGTGTTACAAGCATCAAATGAAGGTAAACCCGTTATTCTTTATACAGATGCTAGTGCAGGACAAGCTTATGACGATTTAGTTGCACGTTTCCTGGGCGAAGAGCGTCCATATCGACATATTACTGTTAAGCCTAAAGGTTGGTTAGCGAGATTATTTGGAGCGTAA
- a CDS encoding acyltransferase: MSSQQQKQPFLKKISKGLTVGSVITGSTFFHGPPVLALGLTKLFKKSKKVDETNIQITNSWLSVNNWLIDHILPETQWDISVDDALDLNMQGRYLMTCNHQSWVDTTVNQYFGLTRMPLTRFFTKWELIFIPFVGQAFKILGFPMMKRHSKAQIKKNPDLKHKDMAEARKACEQLLSQPFTLLNYLEGTRFTPEKHQQQHSPFTNLLKPKAGGLALALNILGDQIDALVDMTIVYPDGAPGYGEFWLGEVPRIAVNLRKIEIPTWVLGGDYEEDAEYRAKFQKWVDELWQDKDQLITTMKQKYQH; the protein is encoded by the coding sequence ATGTCATCTCAACAACAGAAACAACCTTTTTTAAAAAAAATAAGCAAAGGCTTAACTGTGGGTTCTGTGATTACAGGAAGTACTTTTTTTCATGGACCGCCAGTACTTGCGCTAGGTTTGACCAAGTTATTTAAAAAATCCAAGAAAGTCGATGAAACTAATATCCAAATTACCAATAGTTGGTTAAGTGTGAATAATTGGTTAATTGATCACATATTACCAGAAACCCAGTGGGATATTTCTGTCGATGATGCGCTTGATCTCAATATGCAGGGGCGTTATCTAATGACCTGTAATCATCAAAGCTGGGTGGATACCACAGTCAACCAATATTTTGGTTTAACACGTATGCCACTTACCCGTTTCTTTACCAAATGGGAACTTATTTTCATCCCATTTGTTGGGCAAGCCTTTAAAATTTTAGGTTTTCCAATGATGAAGCGTCACAGCAAAGCACAAATTAAAAAAAATCCTGATTTAAAACATAAAGATATGGCAGAGGCTCGTAAAGCATGTGAACAATTGCTGAGTCAACCATTCACCTTGTTAAATTATTTAGAAGGTACACGATTTACTCCAGAGAAACATCAACAGCAACACTCTCCATTTACCAACTTATTAAAGCCTAAAGCTGGTGGTTTGGCTTTGGCTTTGAATATATTAGGAGATCAAATTGACGCTTTGGTTGACATGACCATTGTCTATCCTGATGGTGCGCCTGGTTATGGTGAGTTTTGGTTAGGTGAAGTACCTCGTATTGCGGTTAATCTGCGTAAAATAGAGATCCCGACTTGGGTCTTAGGTGGCGATTATGAAGAAGATGCTGAATATCGTGCCAAGTTTCAAAAATGGGTAGATGAATTATGGCAAGATAAAGATCAACTCATCACCACCATGAAACAGAAATATCAACACTAA
- the aat gene encoding leucyl/phenylalanyl-tRNA--protein transferase, translating to MSMLIPSKFVFPDPVQTDPEGEGLICIGADLHPSTLFEAYSRGLFPWFSEGDPICWWSPEPRCIIRPLDYHPSKSLIRNMKKLDYKITINQAFDQVIRACSLPRSYADETWISEGIIQGYCALFQEGYAYSVEVWDQEKLVGGLYGVTIGHGCFGESMFSTQTDVSKMAFYTLMLLGRENQLPWIDCQLVNDHLLRLGACTLSRQTYLKSLQDVIKHPAIDWKSYQERVFSSKTIALTAKLMD from the coding sequence ATGTCTATGTTAATTCCATCAAAATTTGTTTTTCCAGATCCAGTACAAACAGATCCTGAAGGTGAAGGACTGATTTGTATCGGTGCTGACTTACACCCTTCTACTTTGTTTGAAGCCTATTCACGTGGCTTATTCCCTTGGTTTTCTGAAGGTGATCCGATTTGTTGGTGGAGTCCTGAACCGCGCTGTATTATTCGGCCACTCGACTATCATCCTAGTAAGTCATTAATTCGTAATATGAAAAAGCTGGATTATAAAATCACGATTAACCAAGCTTTTGATCAAGTTATTCGTGCTTGCTCCCTACCTCGTAGTTATGCGGATGAAACATGGATTTCTGAAGGCATCATTCAAGGCTATTGTGCGTTATTTCAAGAAGGTTATGCTTACAGTGTTGAAGTTTGGGATCAAGAAAAACTAGTCGGTGGCTTGTATGGCGTAACCATAGGACATGGTTGCTTTGGTGAATCTATGTTTAGCACACAAACTGACGTGTCTAAAATGGCTTTTTATACGCTGATGTTACTTGGACGAGAAAATCAACTGCCTTGGATTGACTGCCAATTGGTCAATGATCACCTACTTCGCTTAGGTGCATGTACACTTTCTCGCCAAACATACTTAAAATCGTTACAAGATGTAATTAAACACCCTGCTATAGATTGGAAAAGCTATCAAGAACGTGTATTTTCAAGTAAAACAATAGCACTTACTGCAAAACTTATGGACTGA
- a CDS encoding DNA translocase FtsK — protein MTAVSSVYPQRLVLTLFLISFGIYLFLATVTYTPFDPGWMHISSDTQQVSNASGVAGAWIADLLFGFLGWASLLIPFYLFAEAIQVWWPRSFLNRPFRYAAQFFILLTTASLLYLLWNVPADTLDNASGGIIGYELGESLSQLLTIYGACAFLLLLLGVLCTLAFGIQWNKTWATLKATPAYLQDLFYKNVPESESAYDLTATAKPVLKSKKKENNQQQEHTEVVAEMNASKSPLASKHEQAAERLFEDMVDQQQQVQHTLLVENEIDDEELEKTLAKAHRLEQESKRFVPTGEVWKPLDQNQDHNRDIDALLRASEDDQITLNTQSESINPTIHTAQNTTTFKQSTHDTKDLDWDDDQVFDDLLAVVPSDQIATDVHRPFSQTAAENSATHFSEFDQVAITSENHTVSNQNAHNLAAELDNLAHLADVSVEEPLIQTEVRTTSSYAQSSPLVKAEIQTHLMTSTVSDEEKSRISSNKDAFREAWQETAGKPVDEELEEEFDLDAPLTDAFGRPMSRAMQVAQKRKDLPTLPGYELLDKVDPNKKVNYTAEQLARLSELLEIKLQEFNIKAKVIEAQPGPVVTRFELDLAPGVKASKVTNISRDLARSMSMASVRVVEVIPGKPYIGIEVPNSAREMVRLIELLEMPAFKDPAGLLSMAMGKDISGSPVITDLGKAPHMLVAGTTGSGKSVAVNSMILSMLLKYTPDQLRLILIDPKQLELANYNDIPHLLTPVVTDMKDAVSALNWCVNEMERRYKLMSFLKIRKLADYNRKVEEAIANGEDLIDPTWKASDSATQERAPRLQPLPSIVIVADEFADMIMQVGKKAEEMITRLAQKSRAAGIHLLLATQRPSVDVITGLIKANIPTRVALRVNSKIDSRTILDAGGAEDLLGHGDMLFLGPGKIEPERVHGAFISDDEVNRICDAWRERGDPDYVDEILTPYDEEPTSKGFEDGDGDPNRDALYDQCVSFVLETRKVSVSSLQRKFSLGYNRAARIVDQMEEQGIVSSMGPNGKREILV, from the coding sequence ATGACTGCGGTGTCAAGTGTTTACCCACAGCGATTGGTATTAACCTTATTCTTGATTTCATTTGGGATATATCTGTTTTTGGCAACAGTGACCTATACGCCTTTTGACCCAGGCTGGATGCATATTTCAAGTGATACACAACAGGTATCAAATGCCAGTGGTGTGGCGGGGGCATGGATTGCAGATTTACTTTTTGGCTTTTTAGGATGGGCAAGCTTACTTATTCCATTTTATTTATTTGCTGAAGCCATACAAGTTTGGTGGCCAAGAAGCTTTTTGAATCGTCCTTTTCGTTATGCTGCGCAATTTTTTATTTTATTGACCACTGCAAGTTTATTGTATTTGCTGTGGAATGTCCCAGCGGATACGTTAGATAATGCTTCAGGCGGCATCATTGGTTATGAACTGGGGGAAAGTTTATCCCAATTACTGACCATTTATGGTGCATGTGCGTTTTTATTGTTATTGCTGGGTGTTTTATGTACCTTGGCTTTTGGCATTCAGTGGAATAAAACATGGGCGACCCTAAAAGCAACTCCTGCGTATTTACAGGATTTATTCTATAAAAATGTACCTGAAAGTGAATCTGCTTATGATTTAACCGCAACCGCCAAACCCGTCCTAAAATCTAAAAAGAAAGAAAATAATCAACAACAAGAGCATACTGAAGTTGTTGCAGAAATGAATGCCAGCAAATCGCCGTTAGCAAGCAAACATGAGCAAGCAGCAGAACGTTTGTTTGAGGATATGGTGGATCAACAGCAGCAAGTTCAACACACTTTATTGGTTGAAAATGAAATTGATGATGAAGAGCTAGAAAAAACTTTAGCCAAAGCACACCGTTTAGAACAAGAAAGTAAAAGATTTGTTCCTACTGGCGAGGTTTGGAAGCCGTTAGATCAAAATCAAGATCATAATCGAGATATTGATGCTTTGCTACGTGCATCAGAAGATGATCAAATTACTTTAAACACTCAGTCTGAGAGCATCAATCCCACCATTCATACAGCACAAAATACCACGACTTTTAAACAGTCAACGCATGATACTAAAGACTTGGATTGGGATGATGATCAAGTCTTTGATGATTTATTGGCAGTTGTTCCAAGTGATCAGATTGCAACCGATGTACATCGCCCATTTAGTCAAACCGCAGCAGAAAATTCAGCTACGCATTTTTCAGAGTTTGATCAAGTTGCTATAACCTCTGAAAATCATACAGTGAGCAACCAAAATGCACATAATTTAGCTGCGGAATTAGATAATCTGGCACATCTTGCTGATGTGTCTGTAGAGGAGCCTCTTATTCAGACAGAGGTTCGTACAACCAGCAGTTATGCACAATCCTCACCTTTGGTTAAGGCTGAAATTCAAACTCATTTAATGACTTCAACAGTATCAGATGAAGAAAAATCACGTATTTCTTCAAATAAAGATGCATTTAGAGAAGCTTGGCAAGAAACAGCAGGTAAACCTGTCGATGAAGAGCTAGAGGAGGAATTTGATCTTGATGCGCCTCTGACAGATGCTTTTGGTCGTCCTATGTCACGTGCTATGCAAGTGGCACAGAAGCGTAAAGATTTACCAACCTTGCCAGGTTATGAATTATTAGACAAAGTTGATCCGAATAAAAAAGTAAATTATACCGCTGAGCAGTTGGCTCGTTTATCTGAGTTATTAGAGATCAAATTACAAGAATTTAATATCAAAGCGAAAGTGATTGAGGCGCAACCAGGTCCAGTTGTCACACGCTTTGAGCTAGATTTAGCACCAGGTGTAAAAGCCTCTAAAGTGACGAATATTTCACGAGATTTGGCACGTTCTATGTCAATGGCATCAGTGCGTGTGGTCGAGGTTATTCCTGGCAAACCTTATATCGGCATCGAAGTGCCGAACAGCGCCCGTGAAATGGTGCGCTTGATTGAATTATTGGAAATGCCAGCTTTCAAAGACCCTGCTGGTTTGCTTTCAATGGCAATGGGGAAAGATATTTCAGGTAGTCCTGTGATTACTGATTTGGGTAAAGCTCCCCACATGTTGGTTGCAGGAACAACAGGTTCTGGTAAATCCGTCGCAGTCAACTCGATGATTCTCTCTATGCTTTTGAAATATACTCCTGATCAATTGCGTTTAATTTTAATTGACCCAAAACAATTGGAACTTGCCAACTATAATGATATTCCACATTTATTAACACCGGTTGTGACGGACATGAAGGATGCTGTCAGTGCGTTGAATTGGTGTGTAAATGAGATGGAGCGTCGTTATAAGTTGATGTCATTTTTAAAAATTCGTAAATTGGCAGACTATAACCGTAAAGTTGAAGAAGCCATTGCCAATGGTGAGGATTTGATTGATCCAACGTGGAAAGCTAGTGATTCAGCAACACAAGAACGTGCGCCACGTTTGCAACCGTTACCTTCGATTGTGATTGTTGCCGATGAGTTTGCGGATATGATCATGCAAGTCGGTAAAAAAGCAGAAGAAATGATTACTCGTTTGGCACAAAAATCTCGTGCAGCAGGAATTCATTTGCTGCTTGCAACACAACGCCCTTCAGTTGACGTAATTACGGGTTTGATCAAAGCCAATATACCAACACGTGTGGCTTTACGTGTAAATAGTAAGATTGACTCCCGTACCATTTTAGATGCAGGCGGTGCAGAGGACTTACTTGGTCATGGTGACATGTTGTTTTTAGGACCAGGTAAAATCGAACCTGAACGCGTGCATGGCGCATTTATTTCAGACGATGAAGTGAATCGAATTTGTGACGCATGGCGTGAGCGAGGTGATCCAGATTATGTGGATGAAATTTTAACGCCATACGATGAAGAACCCACCTCGAAAGGCTTTGAAGATGGCGATGGTGACCCAAACCGAGATGCTCTATATGACCAATGTGTGTCATTTGTGCTAGAAACACGCAAAGTATCTGTATCTTCTTTACAACGTAAGTTTAGTTTGGGATATAACCGAGCTGCACGTATTGTAGATCAAATGGAAGAACAGGGGATTGTCAGCAGTATGGGGCCGAATGGTAAACGAGAAATTTTAGTTTAA
- the minC gene encoding septum site-determining protein MinC — protein sequence MADIRITGRMVNFTRLTFDTNDQDAIRQQLSAMMKETSYQGALVILDSSVEQELIALIQLLISLDLQPMGVIDGVLGDQARAIQFPVLPADRPLQRIKATKEQAIAAAVKAPDASQSTDTPSTVTQQQTTISHITSYHDEILRTGQCLVQDHGDIILNAGINSGSEVIASGNIHIYGSVRGRVIAGAGGNTAARIFCHSLEAELVSIAGTYCVADDIPAEFIKKSVHIYLNDQQELEFSVLQF from the coding sequence ATGGCTGATATACGGATTACAGGCAGAATGGTTAATTTTACCCGATTAACCTTTGATACAAATGATCAAGATGCCATCCGCCAGCAACTTAGCGCAATGATGAAAGAAACCTCTTATCAAGGGGCTTTAGTGATCCTCGACAGTAGTGTTGAGCAGGAACTCATTGCACTCATTCAGCTTTTAATTAGCCTAGATTTACAACCGATGGGCGTGATTGATGGTGTCTTAGGTGATCAAGCACGTGCCATTCAGTTCCCCGTATTACCTGCTGATCGCCCTTTACAGCGTATTAAAGCAACCAAGGAACAAGCTATCGCAGCCGCAGTAAAAGCCCCTGATGCTAGCCAAAGTACAGATACGCCATCGACTGTTACACAACAACAAACAACGATTAGTCATATTACGTCATATCATGATGAAATTTTGCGAACTGGGCAATGTCTAGTACAAGACCATGGTGATATTATTTTGAACGCAGGCATAAATAGTGGCTCTGAAGTGATTGCTTCAGGAAATATACATATTTATGGCAGTGTTCGTGGTAGAGTCATCGCAGGTGCAGGTGGAAATACTGCAGCAAGAATTTTTTGTCATTCCTTAGAAGCCGAATTGGTTTCTATTGCGGGAACATATTGCGTAGCAGATGATATTCCAGCGGAATTCATTAAAAAGTCTGTGCATATTTACTTGAATGACCAACAAGAACTTGAGTTTTCAGTTCTGCAATTTTAA
- a CDS encoding class I SAM-dependent methyltransferase codes for MSNTWTDGYQTEVNYTYGYYKDLSPNYQKFCLLLNGVDSPISNESHLHCELGFGQGVSLNIHAASNLGLFIGTDFNPAHAAHATMLAEQSHTPHQFYDASFEELLNKDLPMLDSISLHGIWSWISHENQHIILKFIRKYLKPNGIVYISYNCLTGWAANMPIRELFHSHFKFNSTSTNPIQKVKDSLTFSEALLAQNPNFAKRNPNALNKVQDLQKQNPNYLIHEYLNQDWQCFSFQQVVRILEDVKLTYAGSTDLNTHLDNINFSEEHQQFLNQIEHPIFKEQCRDYFANTQFRRDLFIRGKNTLTPLQTQERLRNTAFVILTAPENFPKTISGYLGEFNLIQDVYEPLGKFFKQENYAPQTIANIEKQLPGQSYAKILNALVILCHLGLAQPCQAETSQEMLDHAHQLNRFILEQASFHNNYQVLACPISGIGLSTDQFTQLFYRAHFMDGLKTAQQFAEYVQNVLDQLSWFVVDQGTTIQDKTLSLNFLQHKAQVFLDSDLIKIAKQLKLFA; via the coding sequence ATGAGCAACACTTGGACAGATGGTTACCAAACTGAAGTGAATTATACTTACGGTTATTACAAAGATTTAAGTCCGAATTATCAAAAATTTTGCTTATTACTCAATGGCGTAGATAGCCCAATTTCTAATGAATCACATTTACATTGTGAATTGGGTTTTGGGCAAGGGGTTAGTCTAAATATTCATGCTGCTTCCAACTTAGGCTTATTTATCGGCACAGATTTTAATCCTGCACACGCAGCACATGCCACCATGCTTGCAGAACAGAGTCATACACCACATCAATTTTATGATGCCAGTTTTGAAGAGTTATTAAATAAAGACTTACCAATGTTAGATTCTATTAGCTTACATGGGATCTGGAGTTGGATTAGTCATGAAAATCAACACATTATTTTAAAATTTATTCGTAAATACCTAAAACCGAATGGTATCGTGTATATCAGTTATAATTGTCTGACAGGCTGGGCAGCCAATATGCCGATTCGTGAACTGTTCCATAGCCATTTTAAATTTAACAGCACCAGTACCAATCCCATTCAAAAAGTAAAAGATTCTTTGACATTCAGTGAGGCATTATTGGCACAAAATCCAAATTTTGCTAAACGTAATCCAAATGCTTTAAATAAAGTTCAAGATTTACAAAAACAAAATCCGAATTATTTAATTCATGAATACCTCAACCAAGATTGGCAATGTTTTTCATTTCAACAAGTTGTGCGTATTTTAGAAGATGTCAAACTCACTTATGCAGGTTCAACCGATTTAAATACACATTTAGATAACATCAACTTTTCTGAGGAACATCAGCAGTTTTTAAATCAAATCGAACATCCGATTTTTAAAGAACAATGTCGTGATTATTTTGCGAATACCCAATTTAGACGTGATTTATTTATTCGTGGTAAAAACACCTTAACACCTTTACAAACTCAGGAACGTTTGCGAAATACTGCTTTTGTGATTTTAACTGCGCCTGAAAATTTCCCTAAAACGATTTCTGGGTATTTAGGTGAATTTAATTTAATTCAAGATGTGTATGAACCGCTTGGCAAGTTTTTCAAACAAGAAAATTATGCACCACAAACCATTGCCAATATAGAAAAACAACTGCCTGGTCAATCCTATGCTAAGATCTTAAATGCTTTGGTGATTTTATGTCATCTAGGTTTAGCGCAACCTTGTCAAGCAGAAACTTCACAAGAAATGCTTGACCATGCACATCAGTTGAATCGTTTTATTCTTGAACAAGCCAGCTTTCATAACAACTATCAAGTCTTAGCTTGTCCGATTTCGGGTATAGGTTTAAGCACAGACCAATTTACGCAATTGTTTTATCGTGCACATTTTATGGATGGTCTAAAAACTGCACAACAATTTGCTGAATATGTCCAAAATGTTTTAGATCAACTCAGTTGGTTTGTGGTCGATCAAGGTACAACCATTCAAGATAAAACGCTAAGCTTGAATTTTTTACAGCATAAAGCTCAAGTATTTTTAGATAGCGATTTAATCAAAATTGCCAAACAATTAAAATTATTTGCCTAA
- a CDS encoding LysE family transporter: protein MWLALSTLVFIHFCALITPGPDFFVVTQTAISRSRTQAMCVVFGITVAVLLWAFFALVGLNIIFEKFVWLKQIMMILGGIYLCWLGFQMLKSAFSKQKVNQSPNEAVNIELPQSYIRFFVKGLLTNLSNPKAVIYFGSVFSMFLANPQLDHLHAVMWVIIGIETLLWFSFVVFVFSLPSFKTAYQNAAKWIDGVSGGIFTAFGAYLIANK from the coding sequence ATGTGGTTAGCATTAAGTACCTTAGTTTTTATTCATTTTTGTGCTTTGATTACTCCTGGTCCAGACTTTTTTGTGGTGACACAAACAGCGATTAGCCGTTCTCGTACTCAAGCGATGTGTGTGGTGTTTGGAATTACCGTGGCTGTGTTGCTGTGGGCATTTTTTGCATTGGTTGGTTTGAATATAATTTTTGAGAAGTTTGTTTGGCTGAAACAAATCATGATGATTTTAGGTGGAATATATTTGTGTTGGCTCGGTTTTCAAATGTTGAAATCCGCATTTTCAAAGCAAAAAGTTAATCAATCACCCAATGAAGCCGTCAATATAGAACTTCCACAAAGTTATATTCGATTTTTTGTCAAAGGCTTATTAACCAATTTATCCAATCCCAAAGCTGTGATCTATTTTGGAAGTGTATTTTCGATGTTTTTAGCCAATCCTCAACTGGATCATTTACATGCAGTGATGTGGGTGATCATAGGTATAGAAACGTTGTTGTGGTTTAGCTTCGTCGTGTTTGTATTTTCATTACCAAGCTTTAAAACAGCGTATCAAAATGCAGCCAAATGGATTGATGGTGTATCAGGAGGGATTTTTACAGCTTTTGGTGCTTATTTGATTGCGAACAAGTAG
- a CDS encoding PA4642 family protein, translated as MALSQPATFNEEWSDERVFAYLNQLPPEGVNADFHVLYHAFKHMRPADYERLLVQFKADGRDINATNPEGQRIHDVIAQFPRQKDGFLEVLAKFA; from the coding sequence ATGGCACTTTCACAGCCAGCAACTTTCAATGAAGAATGGTCAGACGAGCGTGTTTTTGCCTATCTCAATCAACTTCCTCCTGAAGGCGTAAATGCCGATTTTCATGTGCTTTATCACGCTTTTAAACATATGCGTCCAGCAGACTATGAACGTCTATTGGTTCAGTTTAAAGCGGATGGTCGTGATATCAATGCAACCAATCCTGAAGGTCAACGTATTCATGATGTGATCGCACAATTTCCACGTCAAAAAGATGGCTTTTTAGAAGTATTGGCAAAATTTGCTTAA